In Hamadaea flava, a genomic segment contains:
- a CDS encoding beta-galactosidase, with product MKIRYGGDYNPEQWPKQVWEQDYRLFDLAGVDTVTLGVFDWALTQPAPDVYDFSTLDAVVGKAVAEGRRICLATGTGAHPAWLAKAHPEVTRVDFEGRRHRFGQRHNSCPSSPVFRRLSAELARRIAHRYAGTEAITEAIPEAIVAWHVGNEYGGACYCDLCAAGFRAWLRTRYGDLDRLNDAWCTTFWAHTFTDWDEIEPPSALTEHWRGPDHTAFQGITLDYLRFMSDAMLANFVDEKAAIRESDPDTPVTTNFMGMYRPIDYHRWAAHLDFVSWDNYPPDDKSAARMALTHDLMRGLKDGQPFWLMEQTPSFTASRDVNPLKRPGVLRLWSWQAVAHGADAVLFFQLRANRGACEKYHGAVIGHAGRSDTRVFTEVAQLGAELARLGDATLGARTPARVALLFDWDSWWALELSDGPSRLVRYQEVVLAYHRALWDLGADVDVVAVTADLSGYDVVLAPALHMVKDDLAARLESVAERGGTVVTTFLSGRVDSDDNAFLMDVPGPLGGLMGVRVDEWDAREPSIVNPVLLPDGLSVEARLLFELVIPQGAEVVGTYQADWYAGTPAVTRNAFGDGHGWYVAAGLDQAGVSWVVRQVLDRHGLIGPYAEFPDVEVARRVAPDGTPMVFVLNHSGDAVDLPAVATGVDLLTGVRVEHGSPLRLEPGGVLVLAEPRSGP from the coding sequence GTGAAGATCCGGTACGGCGGCGACTACAACCCGGAGCAGTGGCCGAAACAAGTGTGGGAGCAGGACTACCGGCTGTTCGACCTGGCCGGCGTCGACACGGTGACGCTGGGCGTGTTCGACTGGGCGCTCACCCAGCCCGCCCCGGACGTCTACGACTTCTCCACACTGGACGCCGTGGTCGGCAAGGCCGTCGCCGAAGGCCGTCGGATCTGCCTCGCGACCGGCACCGGTGCGCACCCGGCCTGGCTGGCCAAAGCCCATCCCGAGGTGACCCGGGTCGATTTCGAGGGGCGCCGGCACCGGTTCGGGCAGCGGCACAACTCGTGCCCGAGTTCGCCGGTCTTCCGGCGGCTGTCGGCCGAGCTGGCCCGCCGGATCGCCCACCGGTACGCCGGGACCGAGGCGATCACCGAGGCGATCCCCGAGGCGATCGTGGCCTGGCACGTCGGCAACGAGTACGGCGGCGCGTGCTACTGCGACCTGTGCGCGGCCGGTTTCCGTGCCTGGCTGCGGACCCGGTACGGCGATCTGGACCGGCTCAACGACGCCTGGTGCACGACCTTCTGGGCGCACACCTTCACCGACTGGGACGAGATCGAACCACCGTCGGCGCTGACCGAGCACTGGCGCGGCCCGGACCACACCGCGTTCCAGGGGATCACCCTGGACTATCTGCGGTTCATGTCGGACGCGATGCTCGCGAACTTCGTGGACGAGAAGGCCGCGATCCGGGAGTCCGATCCGGACACTCCGGTGACGACGAACTTCATGGGCATGTACCGGCCGATCGACTACCACCGCTGGGCCGCGCACCTGGATTTCGTGTCGTGGGACAACTACCCGCCGGACGACAAGTCGGCCGCCCGGATGGCGCTGACCCACGACCTGATGCGCGGGCTGAAGGACGGGCAGCCGTTCTGGCTGATGGAGCAGACCCCGAGCTTCACCGCGAGCCGGGACGTCAACCCGCTCAAACGGCCGGGCGTCCTGCGGCTCTGGAGCTGGCAGGCGGTCGCGCACGGGGCCGACGCCGTGCTGTTCTTCCAGCTGCGGGCCAATCGGGGCGCGTGCGAGAAGTACCACGGCGCGGTCATCGGGCACGCCGGTCGCTCCGACACTCGCGTGTTCACCGAGGTCGCCCAGCTCGGCGCGGAACTCGCCCGGCTCGGCGACGCGACCTTGGGCGCGCGTACGCCGGCCCGGGTCGCGCTGCTGTTCGACTGGGACAGCTGGTGGGCGCTGGAGTTGTCGGACGGGCCGTCGCGGCTGGTGCGCTACCAGGAGGTCGTGCTGGCGTACCACCGGGCGCTGTGGGATCTCGGCGCCGACGTCGACGTGGTCGCGGTCACCGCCGACCTGTCCGGCTATGACGTCGTGCTCGCCCCGGCGTTGCACATGGTCAAGGACGACCTCGCCGCGCGGCTGGAGTCGGTCGCCGAACGCGGCGGCACCGTCGTCACGACGTTCCTGTCCGGCCGGGTCGACTCCGACGACAACGCCTTCCTCATGGACGTCCCCGGTCCCTTGGGCGGACTCATGGGCGTACGCGTGGACGAGTGGGACGCGCGGGAACCGTCGATCGTCAACCCGGTGCTGCTGCCGGACGGTCTGTCGGTCGAGGCCCGGCTGCTCTTCGAACTCGTCATCCCGCAGGGCGCCGAGGTCGTCGGCACCTATCAGGCCGACTGGTACGCCGGCACTCCGGCGGTCACCCGCAACGCGTTCGGCGACGGTCACGGCTGGTACGTCGCGGCCGGGCTGGACCAGGCGGGCGTGTCCTGGGTCGTGCGGCAGGTGCTCGACCGCCATGGCTTGATCGGCCCGTACGCCGAGTTCCCGGATGTAGAGGTGGCGCGCCGGGTGGCCCCCGACGGCACGCCCATGGTGTTCGTGCTCAACCACTCCGGCGACGCCGTCGACCTGCCCGCCGTCGCCACCGGCGTCGACCTGCTCACCGGCGTACGCGTCGAGCACGGGTCACCGCTGCGACTGGAGCCCGGCGGGGTGCTCGTCCTCGCCGAGCCGCGCTCAGGCCCCTGA